The Allocoprobacillus halotolerans nucleotide sequence TTAATATCTTACGCCACAAGTGAATCCACTTAAACTTGTATAGCTAACAACAGCTCCACTATGAGGTGCGTGAATAACTCTTCCACCACCTACGTAGATTCCTACGTGACCTGGTCTCCATACAATATCACCTGGTTTAACACTAGATAGAGAAATTCTTGTTCCTCCACTCTTTTGAGCTCCAGATGTACGTGGGATACTCTTACCATTTTTACGATATACCCATTGAGTAAATCCTGAACAGTCAAATGAACTTGGTCCAGTCGCACCCCATTTATATGGACAACCTAATCGTGATTTAGCAGTAGCTACCATTCCCTGATTAGGAGCGATATCATCCGGATTAACAACTGTGACTTTCAAAGATTTAGAAGTTGAATTTCCAGCTTTGTCAGATACACTATATGTGACTGTATATTTACCAGCTTTTTTCGTGTTAACTGAACTACTGATTTTGACTTGAGAAGCCAGATTTCCATCTTTGTTGTCAGTTGCGCTTTCTAGATAATTCTTCGCATCAAAGCTCTTACCTTTAGTAATTTGCACTGAAGATTTAGATAAACTAATCTTTGGTGCACTTAAGTCTCCAACTTTAACTGTTAATGATTTTTCAGATGTATTACCTGATGAATCCTTAGCAGTGATTTTTAAAGTTGTTTCACCATCTTTTTTCGTATTCACTGTACCATCTACATCAATAGATTTTACAGTCTTATCAAAGTTATCAGTAACTTTGATATAATCTGAATAGTCAAACTGAGAACCATAGTCTACTGTAACTGTAGATCCCTTCTTGTAACTAATAGTAGGTGCAGTCGTATCAGAAACATAGAATTCATATGTTTGCTCTGTTGTATTTCCAGCATTGTCAGAAACACTCAATGCAATCATTTGTGATCCTAGTTTTGATGTGTCAAGTTTCTTGTTAGATTCAATGAACGCTGTGACATCTCCATCAACATTATCAGATGCACTGACATATTGAGTAATGTTTTGACTTCCATTTGCTTCTACATCAATCACATAACCTTGACCTTCTCCTACTGGCTTCAATTCAGGAGCTGTTTTATCAACAACTTCTA carries:
- a CDS encoding C40 family peptidase; protein product: MDSNIKTNLLEIMQEHVLKRKAMFIPMLCISTFGLVGYAAVDKEKPTIEANKIEVLYGTKLDKTMFAISDNRDSLDAMDVKIDDTSYDAYQLGIYNVEVTATDMFSNLNTKVVQVEVVDKTAPELKPVGEGQGYVIDVEANGSQNITQYVSASDNVDGDVTAFIESNKKLDTSKLGSQMIALSVSDNAGNTTEQTYEFYVSDTTAPTISYKKGSTVTVDYGSQFDYSDYIKVTDNFDKTVKSIDVDGTVNTKKDGETTLKITAKDSSGNTSEKSLTVKVGDLSAPKISLSKSSVQITKGKSFDAKNYLESATDNKDGNLASQVKISSSVNTKKAGKYTVTYSVSDKAGNSTSKSLKVTVVNPDDIAPNQGMVATAKSRLGCPYKWGATGPSSFDCSGFTQWVYRKNGKSIPRTSGAQKSGGTRISLSSVKPGDIVWRPGHVGIYVGGGRVIHAPHSGAVVSYTSLSGFTCGVRY